A single Methylobacterium sp. 17Sr1-1 DNA region contains:
- a CDS encoding outer membrane beta-barrel protein — MKSYLLAAASLLALAGGAHAADLPRRAAPPPVFAAPPAFTWTGFYAGVNAGGAVGGDFRAATTAPRPAALPPSRAEVSAAGFVAGGTVGYNYQFTPNNGFVVGVEADAGYSDIHNEFRVAAGATGNASGGLKTDTYFVTVRGRVGYAWGPLLAYVTGGWAFTEIGARGSIAAPGLVAATAFNASIPVDGYTVGAGLEYMIMPNLSVKGEYLYSDFERDVRFRALGTQFGVRTGLDTHQLKVGINYHFNLFN, encoded by the coding sequence GTGAAGTCCTACCTGCTCGCAGCCGCCAGCCTGCTCGCGCTGGCGGGCGGCGCGCACGCCGCCGACCTGCCCCGTCGCGCCGCCCCGCCGCCGGTCTTCGCCGCGCCGCCGGCTTTCACCTGGACGGGCTTCTATGCCGGCGTGAACGCGGGCGGCGCCGTCGGCGGTGATTTCCGCGCCGCGACGACCGCCCCGCGCCCGGCGGCCCTGCCGCCGTCCCGGGCCGAGGTCTCGGCTGCCGGCTTCGTGGCGGGCGGTACCGTCGGCTACAACTACCAGTTCACGCCGAACAACGGCTTCGTCGTCGGCGTCGAGGCCGATGCCGGCTACTCGGATATCCACAACGAGTTCCGCGTCGCGGCCGGCGCCACCGGCAATGCCAGCGGCGGCCTGAAGACCGACACCTACTTCGTCACCGTCCGTGGTCGCGTCGGCTACGCCTGGGGCCCGCTCCTCGCCTACGTCACCGGCGGCTGGGCCTTCACGGAGATCGGTGCCCGCGGCAGCATCGCCGCGCCGGGCCTCGTCGCCGCGACCGCGTTCAACGCCTCGATCCCGGTCGACGGCTACACCGTCGGCGCCGGCCTCGAATACATGATCATGCCGAACCTCTCGGTGAAGGGCGAGTATCTGTACTCCGATTTCGAGCGCGACGTCCGCTTCCGTGCCCTGGGCACGCAGTTCGGCGTCCGCACCGGCCTCGACACCCATCAGCTCAAGGTCGGCATCAACTACCACTTCAACCTGTTCAACTGA
- a CDS encoding twin transmembrane helix small protein — MSGNTIVLIACLAVAVVLLFGLANMLRGGSANVSQRLMRLRVVLQFVAILVIMGVLWWRGG; from the coding sequence ATGTCCGGCAACACCATCGTCCTCATCGCCTGCCTCGCGGTCGCCGTGGTGCTGCTGTTCGGCCTCGCCAACATGCTGCGCGGCGGCAGCGCCAACGTCTCGCAGCGCCTGATGCGCCTGCGAGTGGTGCTCCAGTTCGTCGCCATCCTGGTCATCATGGGCGTGCTGTGGTGGCGCGGCGGCTGA